A stretch of the Ferviditalea candida genome encodes the following:
- a CDS encoding DUF3055 domain-containing protein, whose protein sequence is MFSGDFDFLSDSTEVTSTRFVCFITRSLKRFDLAIVNTDRFYGKKLVIDLQFGVTAIIGPDDLEEEGYLEKTFSLDEAEANELRSFLEQIVGTVNFTD, encoded by the coding sequence ATGTTCTCGGGGGATTTTGATTTTTTGTCCGATTCGACGGAGGTCACGAGCACCCGTTTCGTCTGTTTCATCACACGCAGCTTGAAGCGATTTGATTTGGCTATTGTAAATACCGACCGTTTCTACGGAAAAAAACTGGTGATCGATCTGCAATTCGGCGTTACCGCCATTATCGGTCCCGATGATCTTGAGGAAGAAGGATACTTGGAGAAGACATTCTCACTGGATGAAGCGGAAGCGAATGAATTGAGAAGCTTCCTTGAACAAATCGTCGGTACGGTAAATTTTACCGATTGA
- a CDS encoding protoglobin domain-containing protein, whose translation MTKKSPFHVPTGVVELVAKQPPSKEKVSKEPSWIEKSRTQQVRISLEGHTHLKEQIRMINLTEDDLKLVKAIQPLVRRHIDSITEQFYSTVLQVEELKQIIHQHSTLDRLKQTLLDHLLDMFNGTIDAEFISKRMRIADVHVRIGLSPKWYMGAFQSLLNSFMDMVNTEVEERQKCLRIDEVIAKLMNLEQQIVLEAYEAENIRQREKEYQRVKQELKWKMAALSEELAALTEQTSASVEELVASSNEIRSSFQIKLEQAKAMQGLTEEGRTGIQQLDDRIESILQTSEKMTGTVSQLSDSSSQIAGIMNLVKEIADQTNLLSLNAAIEAARAGSHGAGFAVVASEVKKLADETKASAETIRRLITDSEKFVQEVVAGIAEVRAMIDQGRKESDAASRIFNRIQESMQHNIRDLNKTDQEVESLVQVIEEIGTSSAKVAASAETLNQAAQNA comes from the coding sequence ATGACGAAGAAAAGCCCGTTTCATGTGCCGACCGGGGTGGTTGAATTAGTTGCGAAACAACCGCCAAGCAAGGAGAAGGTATCCAAGGAACCGTCCTGGATCGAGAAGTCACGCACGCAGCAGGTGCGGATTTCATTGGAGGGTCATACTCATCTTAAGGAACAGATCCGCATGATCAATTTGACGGAAGACGATCTCAAGCTGGTCAAAGCCATTCAGCCGCTGGTCCGGCGGCATATCGACAGCATCACCGAGCAATTCTATTCTACGGTTTTGCAGGTGGAAGAGCTCAAGCAAATCATTCACCAGCACTCCACCCTGGATAGGTTGAAACAGACATTGCTGGACCATCTATTGGACATGTTCAACGGAACGATTGATGCAGAATTTATCTCCAAACGGATGAGGATTGCCGACGTGCATGTGCGCATCGGATTGTCTCCGAAGTGGTATATGGGGGCGTTTCAAAGTCTGCTTAATTCGTTCATGGATATGGTCAATACCGAGGTTGAGGAGAGGCAGAAATGCTTGCGGATCGATGAGGTCATTGCCAAACTGATGAATTTGGAACAGCAAATTGTGCTCGAAGCCTATGAAGCGGAAAATATTCGGCAGCGGGAGAAGGAATATCAGCGCGTTAAACAGGAACTGAAATGGAAAATGGCAGCGTTGAGCGAGGAACTCGCTGCGTTGACCGAACAAACCAGCGCATCGGTGGAGGAGTTGGTCGCGAGCAGCAATGAAATCCGTTCATCGTTTCAAATCAAGCTGGAGCAGGCCAAAGCGATGCAGGGTCTGACCGAAGAGGGAAGAACGGGCATACAGCAATTGGATGACCGAATCGAGAGTATTCTGCAAACTTCCGAGAAGATGACGGGGACGGTCAGCCAGCTGAGCGACTCCTCTTCGCAAATTGCCGGGATTATGAATCTGGTCAAGGAAATTGCCGATCAAACGAATCTGCTTTCTCTGAATGCAGCCATTGAAGCGGCAAGAGCAGGCAGTCACGGAGCCGGGTTTGCCGTTGTCGCATCCGAAGTGAAGAAGCTGGCGGATGAAACCAAAGCCTCCGCCGAAACGATCCGCCGATTGATTACCGATTCGGAAAAGTTTGTGCAGGAGGTGGTTGCGGGAATTGCCGAAGTCCGGGCCATGATCGACCAGGGACGCAAGGAATCGGATGCGGCCAGCCGGATTTTTAACCGGATTCAAGAATCGATGCAGCACAATATCCGCGATCTGAACAAAACGGATCAGGAAGTGGAGTCTTTGGTACAGGTCATTGAAGAAATCGGAACGTCGTCGGCCAAGGTCGCCGCATCCGCTGAAACGCTGAATCAAGCAGCGCAGAATGCTTAA